The proteins below are encoded in one region of Bacteroides uniformis:
- a CDS encoding HU family DNA-binding protein, protein MSAYYDLYQTPNPSPEDGEEKLLHARILPKGTIPADKFRELVHKATGFSPAILDGTLQAITDELHSWLADGWIVEVGELGFFSLSLKCDKAVANKKDIRSPSVHFQNVNLRISSRFRNRFQTMELERKASPYISHSKLTLEERRKKLLQHLNKYGCITRTDYEQLTGKAKHQAVADLNLFLEEGIIRKYGSGKTVVYLKP, encoded by the coding sequence ATGAGTGCTTATTACGATTTATACCAGACCCCCAATCCTTCTCCGGAGGACGGTGAAGAAAAGCTGCTTCACGCCCGTATTCTTCCCAAAGGAACCATTCCTGCCGATAAATTCCGCGAACTGGTTCACAAGGCTACCGGTTTCAGCCCTGCCATTCTCGATGGCACGTTGCAGGCTATAACGGATGAGTTGCACAGTTGGCTGGCAGACGGATGGATAGTTGAAGTGGGCGAATTGGGATTCTTTTCGTTGTCATTGAAGTGCGACAAGGCCGTGGCGAATAAAAAGGATATTCGCTCTCCGTCCGTACATTTTCAGAATGTGAACTTACGTATCAGCAGTAGATTCCGCAACCGCTTTCAGACAATGGAGCTGGAACGGAAAGCATCTCCCTATATCTCTCATTCCAAATTGACATTGGAGGAGCGGAGAAAAAAACTGTTGCAGCATTTGAATAAGTATGGCTGCATTACGCGTACTGATTATGAACAGCTGACCGGAAAGGCGAAACATCAGGCGGTGGCCGATTTGAACCTATTTCTGGAAGAAGGTATTATTCGCAAATATGGTAGTGGAAAAACAGTGGTATATCTCAAGCCATGA
- a CDS encoding CHAT domain-containing protein, with amino-acid sequence MRIKSCRSKQRKNVYFAPAGQLHNIAIEHLPSSDSTFIAEQINFYRLSSTRQLVMIKDKSHIKEAVLYGGLKYDADTTALVVENKKYTDIPRDLNIQHTFYPDSLNLRDGAKYLPATKIEAEQIKQALENTRLQPALYMDLRGTEESFKALSGKNISMLHIATHGFYWTETEARQTKDLDFLMMGDNNQSRYVEDKALTRSGLLLSGANIALKGNPLPEGLEDGILTAKELAGLDLRGLDLVVLSACQTGLGEITGDGVFGLQRGFKKAGANTLLMSLWKVDDNATQLLMTQFYKNLLAGKSKFESLREAQKYVRDYEVEIETTPDKRWQSEARQKEKQSKKPMPKEFKKIKKYKDPFYWAAFILLDAID; translated from the coding sequence TTGAGAATAAAAAGTTGCCGTTCCAAACAAAGAAAGAATGTTTATTTTGCTCCTGCTGGGCAACTCCATAACATCGCCATAGAACACCTTCCAAGCAGCGACTCTACTTTTATAGCGGAACAAATAAATTTCTATCGGTTGTCGTCTACGCGACAATTGGTTATGATAAAAGACAAAAGCCATATTAAAGAAGCTGTTCTCTATGGAGGTCTTAAATATGATGCTGATACAACAGCTTTAGTAGTCGAAAACAAAAAATATACTGATATTCCTCGAGACTTGAATATTCAACATACCTTCTATCCGGATTCCCTAAACCTGCGTGACGGAGCCAAATACCTTCCCGCCACTAAGATAGAAGCTGAACAAATTAAACAAGCACTAGAGAATACGAGACTTCAGCCAGCCTTATATATGGATTTACGAGGTACAGAAGAATCTTTTAAAGCTTTATCAGGTAAGAATATCAGTATGCTACATATCGCCACTCATGGTTTCTATTGGACAGAAACAGAAGCCAGACAGACAAAGGATCTTGATTTCTTGATGATGGGAGACAATAACCAATCACGCTACGTAGAAGACAAAGCATTGACTCGATCAGGACTGCTATTGTCAGGAGCAAATATTGCACTGAAAGGAAATCCTTTGCCGGAAGGATTAGAAGACGGCATACTCACCGCCAAAGAGCTTGCCGGTTTAGATTTACGAGGGTTAGACCTGGTAGTACTTTCTGCCTGCCAAACCGGACTGGGAGAAATAACCGGTGACGGAGTATTCGGCTTGCAACGCGGTTTCAAAAAAGCGGGAGCCAACACATTATTAATGAGTCTCTGGAAAGTGGACGATAATGCTACTCAACTCTTGATGACACAGTTTTACAAGAATCTGCTCGCAGGAAAGAGCAAATTTGAATCTTTGCGCGAGGCCCAGAAGTATGTACGTGACTACGAAGTTGAAATTGAAACAACTCCCGACAAGCGCTGGCAGTCAGAAGCCAGGCAAAAAGAAAAACAGAGCAAAAAGCCTATGCCCAAAGAGTTCAAGAAAATAAAAAAATATAAGGATCCCTTTTACTGGGCTGCATTCATTTTATTGGATGCAATTGATTAA
- a CDS encoding tetratricopeptide repeat protein, whose product MKNMKNYLLCIFLAVFTISIYGQNHKNAADYRTDAINGNAIAQFYLGQSYFRGWGIKPDTIQAVYWWRKSAEQGNPAAQNNMGAAYSNGWGNLTQNKETAIYWYKKAAEKNGAFPQKNLGRIYEDKENYEEAFIWYKKAAEHNNSPESYYAQSRLAYLLKNGLGVTKNYPAGMAWTKRAAKNGNASGQISLAISYEYGIDNILRKDGNSALYWYKKAALNKDIGELQKSIAEAAIERLEEAGFNGQNTLLKMIPDYKPFYTAPSESEQKSMHESVRNSTVEWGKTIEGEASLGQTQNDEINGFRVEFKEDNIKIGFTKNSEFTLFIHIQEDDIIVKNGSENGVEYNRNTGKPYMLLRPYSYEIEAKEYPGQIFERTNYTNGNKYWGETYNGQRHGYGIHIWENGNMWFGPWKDGERNGYGAYFDITAHTIQSGKWIGNELIAGTSYICKEKAEPVLPARTRTVSKPFSYSGTVRYINLPTSSYMSYITEAINKWGKCRTGAITMYGAGVGVYGNSGYAYTGSTPSKLKKRIEEANSSNAEITDINITENGNYVIILGGSGYWTLGYPDAFLKKLEQYRTGDLRDDNILSACFNDRGEWVVITDKHYSYSNETIKNFILKAEELYEEVYYAYITNYGMIACCKNGVYYKNIPSNLAEALKKLTFKPKVIKFTDNGLYLITDGESQNYYFM is encoded by the coding sequence ATGAAAAACATGAAAAATTACTTATTGTGCATATTCCTTGCAGTATTTACCATCAGTATTTATGGGCAAAACCACAAGAATGCTGCGGACTATAGGACAGATGCAATAAATGGAAACGCGATTGCACAATTCTATCTCGGACAGAGCTACTTTAGGGGATGGGGTATAAAACCTGATACCATACAAGCCGTTTATTGGTGGCGAAAGTCGGCTGAGCAAGGAAATCCTGCTGCACAAAACAATATGGGTGCAGCCTATAGTAATGGCTGGGGGAATTTAACTCAAAATAAAGAAACGGCCATCTATTGGTATAAAAAAGCAGCTGAAAAAAATGGGGCTTTTCCACAAAAGAACCTTGGACGCATATATGAAGACAAAGAAAACTATGAAGAGGCTTTTATCTGGTATAAAAAAGCCGCCGAACACAATAATAGCCCGGAATCTTATTATGCACAAAGCCGCTTAGCCTATTTACTGAAAAACGGGTTAGGAGTCACAAAGAATTACCCCGCCGGAATGGCATGGACAAAACGAGCAGCTAAAAACGGGAATGCAAGCGGACAGATTTCGCTTGCAATCTCTTATGAATACGGCATAGACAACATCTTGAGAAAAGATGGGAATTCAGCGTTATATTGGTACAAAAAGGCTGCTCTCAACAAAGACATTGGAGAACTCCAGAAGTCTATAGCAGAAGCTGCCATAGAAAGATTGGAAGAAGCGGGATTCAACGGACAGAATACTCTCCTCAAAATGATACCGGACTATAAACCATTCTACACTGCACCTTCGGAAAGTGAACAGAAAAGCATGCATGAATCTGTTCGCAATAGCACGGTAGAGTGGGGAAAAACAATAGAAGGAGAGGCTTCTCTAGGACAAACCCAAAATGATGAAATAAATGGATTCAGGGTAGAATTCAAAGAAGATAATATTAAAATTGGCTTTACTAAAAACTCAGAATTCACTTTATTCATCCATATTCAAGAAGATGACATAATAGTTAAAAATGGCTCTGAAAATGGTGTAGAATACAACCGAAACACCGGAAAACCGTATATGCTGCTCCGCCCCTACAGTTATGAAATAGAAGCCAAAGAATATCCCGGACAAATATTTGAACGGACAAACTACACAAACGGGAATAAATATTGGGGAGAAACCTATAATGGACAACGCCACGGATACGGCATTCATATCTGGGAAAATGGGAATATGTGGTTCGGCCCTTGGAAGGATGGTGAAAGAAATGGATACGGCGCTTACTTTGATATTACGGCACACACCATTCAGTCAGGAAAATGGATTGGAAATGAATTGATAGCCGGTACTTCTTATATCTGTAAAGAAAAAGCGGAACCGGTTCTTCCAGCCAGAACCAGAACCGTTTCAAAACCATTTTCCTATAGCGGTACTGTTCGCTATATAAATTTACCGACCAGCTCATACATGTCATACATCACAGAAGCCATCAACAAATGGGGGAAATGCCGTACCGGAGCAATCACTATGTATGGAGCAGGAGTAGGAGTGTATGGGAATAGTGGATATGCCTACACCGGCAGTACTCCCAGCAAGCTTAAGAAACGTATAGAAGAAGCCAACAGCAGCAATGCTGAAATAACAGACATCAACATCACTGAAAATGGCAACTATGTAATTATCTTAGGCGGTTCAGGGTATTGGACTCTTGGTTATCCGGATGCATTCCTCAAAAAACTGGAACAATATCGTACAGGAGATTTAAGAGACGACAATATTCTTTCGGCCTGCTTCAATGATAGAGGAGAATGGGTAGTTATCACGGACAAGCATTACAGCTATTCAAATGAAACCATCAAAAATTTCATACTGAAAGCCGAAGAACTATACGAAGAGGTTTACTATGCCTATATTACCAATTACGGGATGATAGCTTGCTGCAAAAACGGAGTATATTACAAAAACATTCCATCCAATTTGGCAGAGGCATTGAAGAAACTCACATTCAAACCCAAAGTCATCAAGTTTACAGACAATGGATTGTACTTGATTACAGATGGAGAATCACAAAATTATTATTTTATGTAA
- a CDS encoding HU family DNA-binding protein, translating to MAFRYVVKKRMVGIGTKTEKYVAASYSVANIDFDRLCDQVTSQGMVPRGIVKAVLDGMIDALCTYASIGATVRLGDFGSLRPGLNGKSQEDAKSVTADVVYRQKLIFVPGQRLKNMMKQSGITRLVTGSEIVPDNEENPGGNESGGGGNDGDQGENPLG from the coding sequence ATGGCATTTCGTTATGTAGTAAAAAAGAGAATGGTAGGCATTGGTACCAAAACCGAGAAGTATGTAGCTGCTTCTTATTCCGTAGCAAATATTGATTTTGATAGATTATGCGACCAGGTGACCAGTCAAGGGATGGTGCCAAGAGGTATCGTAAAAGCCGTATTGGACGGTATGATTGACGCACTCTGCACCTATGCCAGCATCGGTGCAACCGTACGGCTGGGAGACTTCGGAAGCCTCCGACCGGGATTGAACGGCAAAAGCCAGGAGGATGCAAAGTCTGTAACGGCTGATGTCGTTTACCGCCAGAAACTGATTTTCGTGCCGGGACAACGTTTGAAGAACATGATGAAACAATCGGGCATCACACGATTGGTAACCGGCTCTGAAATCGTGCCGGACAATGAAGAAAATCCCGGAGGAAACGAAAGCGGAGGCGGCGGCAATGATGGTGACCAAGGTGAAAATCCATTAGGATAA
- a CDS encoding 3'-5' exonuclease — protein MKDFAAIDFETANEQRTSVCSVGVVIVRDGEIVDHYYSLIRPEPEYYTYWNTRVHGLTLADTQDAPIFPVVWQEIAPRIEGLPLVAHNKAFDESCLKAVFRTYCMDYPDYEFYCTLQASRRAIKGLPNYQLHTVAVCCGYQLEHHHHALADAEACAWIAKQVI, from the coding sequence ATGAAAGATTTTGCTGCCATTGATTTTGAAACGGCCAACGAACAGCGTACCAGCGTTTGTAGTGTAGGAGTGGTTATCGTACGTGATGGAGAGATTGTGGACCATTATTATAGCCTCATCCGTCCCGAACCGGAGTATTACACTTATTGGAATACCCGCGTGCATGGTCTGACGTTGGCAGATACCCAGGATGCTCCTATCTTTCCCGTTGTGTGGCAGGAAATAGCTCCACGCATTGAAGGCTTGCCATTGGTAGCGCACAACAAGGCCTTTGATGAAAGCTGCCTGAAAGCTGTTTTCCGTACTTACTGCATGGATTATCCGGATTATGAGTTTTATTGTACTTTGCAGGCATCACGTCGTGCTATAAAGGGATTGCCTAACTATCAGTTGCATACAGTGGCTGTTTGCTGTGGCTATCAGTTGGAACATCATCATCATGCGTTGGCTGATGCTGAGGCTTGTGCATGGATAGCGAAACAGGTCATATAA